CAACAGCATTTATCAAGCAGACACAAATCAAGAGCATGAAAATGTTCAATGTATGTCTTTCCAGTGTCATCTTCCATCGCACGAACATGAAAACATAAAAGAGGACTTCTGGTACTCACAGTATTGAAGTCGACCTCTTTTAGGAGTTCACAAATTGCATTCCGAAGCTCATCGTCACTTGGTGTTACTTTTGCCTCCTTGAGTTTGTCTTTACCTTTCAGAACTTTTTTCCCTTATTTGAACATAACCAAACAATATCAGAATAGCAATCTAGTAAAAAGAGAAGGTTTTCatacaaatacaaaaaaaaatttatctgcAAACAACTGATCATGCATTTCTTACCCGTGCTTGCGCTTGACGGAGACTTCTTTGAACTTGATGTCTTCTCCTTGACTATTTCATCTTTCTTTTTACCAGAAGAACTCTTTGCACTCGTGCTTTTATTGCTTTTAGTGCGACTATGTGGTGATTTTACTGGTGCCTTTTCAGGTGGAGGATCGGCCTTCTTAGATATTGTAACTTTCTTGGTTTTGGCTTTTCCAGTCGATCCCTTCTTCACAGAAGACTTAGCCGATCCTTGCTTCTGCTTTACTTTTTCCTCATCAGATTCTTCAGATTCATTATTTTTCTCTTCACTTTCAGCTCGCTCAGACATCTCATCCTCGTCCTCTGACTTCTCCAAAACACCATTTGTATCTTCATCTTCATGTGCTTCATCATTCTTGTCCTCTGATTCATCTTCTGAATCGGGTGTTCCCTTTGTCTCCTTCCCCTTTTTGGATGTACTCTCAGTTTTCTTTGAACTCTGGATATGAAGAAGATGAAAAGGATTTAAATATAATCAGCAAGGAATTTTTTATATGGCTTGAGACACCAAGTTAGTATGATACTACTATTTTTCTTCAATCTAATTTCAGAGCCAAGCTTCCAGTTGTGGGGAAAAAACAATGGTATTCTCCCGTAAGTGTTTGATTGTGTCTCTGCGATTTTCTTCCGTTTCTGCCTATGGTTAGGATGGTCGAGGCTCGTTTAATAAGAGAACCTCAAAGATCTCACACTCACAATTGAGGATATATTCCGAAACTTCAATTTTATAAATCACAAACCAAGTATTTATGCAGAAAAAATAAACAGACTCCTTGATAAACCAAACTCAAAAGACCAATCCTAATGAACTTCAAATTCTGAAAAACCTATCCTGCGAAACCCAAAtcctaaagaaaaaaaaaaaactagagtCACCAACTTTCTAGCTTCACGCTATTTATTCTTGAACTTCCCATGTGTGGCTCTATGTCACCAGGGCTCGGAGATGATCTGGCCGGGCCCATGACGTAAgcttctttatttttattttatttaattaaggagtCTAAAAGGAATTAAAGTAATAGTGGTATAGACGTTATCCCCAAATTCAGGTGTCAAATGCCATCCACAACATCAGCACACAGGCTGCATTAATAAGATCGAGAAGACTATAGAATGACGGATGTTTTGAGTGAATAAAATCTAATATGATCGGTTAAGAAATTATATGGAATCAATTTAGGAAATAGTTATTAAAGGTGTTATGATTGGCTAAGAAATTATATGAATCAATTTTGGAAATAGTTATTAAAGGTGTAGGATGCACTAAAGGGTAAAAATACTGTAGTTTTAGACAAAAAAATGATGAAAGCTATCATCAAAATGATGTGCACTAAcggataataatatataattgagATCTGTGAAGAATGACGTATATATAGCATCAAATTCTATAAACAAAAACATTAAACTATTAATTGGTGCACAACCAAATAAGAATAACTGCTGCATTTGTATTAACAATGCACAATATTAATCAGGCACAGCAAGGAATTCACATCGGTCAATGGAGGGGTTACTCCCACGCGAGTAGGTGCAATATCTCGCTATAACCCATGCCAAGAAGGATGCCTCATGCTATTATATTGACTATGGTTAAGGAATAATTTCTGTTTCAAATGCAACAGTCGTTCCCAACTAttagtttaaataaattttagatcTTACCTCCATTGTATTCAATCACCACCCACTCAATTACCAGATACAACTTCCTAGATCCTTTGTCCTCCTTATAACACTTTCGTCCCATATCTGCATCTTAACTAGCCCACCCCCTCCCTTTCTCCATGTTTTCTCTTTCCCCAACTTCCTTTCATCTTCTCTCTTTCGATTGTTCCAAAGGCAAAAACACATGATGccatcaaaaaaaaattatcactcaaaattaattaattaatccttAAGCCATCACCTCTGAGTTGCTGCCAAAAAAACCACCTATTCCCGACCCCACATCCGaaggcggcggcggcggctAGTGTAGTTGTTGCCGCCACCAACACTACCACCAGCGAGTTCCAAAGGCCACCACCACCCTTAACCTTCACTTCTCTCATgtttccttttttttatttttctcatttaTCTATGTTTTTTAACAATTTTGAGACACTTCTACAGTGCCATTAGCTTGGTTGTTGCATTAACCCAATTTGGGATTAAGATGCACTTTTTGGAGATAAAACCGCCTCAGTAGTTTTTGAAATGGCATTCTAGTCCTACGCCCAAAGCTTTTGGAAACTTTGAAGACAAAATTTAggtttatttcttcattttcaGATTCCAGGGTATTATGGTAGATTGACACTTGTGATGGAAAACACATTTCCAGCAAGGACAAATCTGTTAACCAAATATGTAAACAACATGGGCAGAATGCCAATCTTCCCAAGAAAGATCACAAGATGCGAACCAAATGCATATAAGCTTGATTATTAGAAAATTCAATACTTAACCAGAGAACTACAATCAGCCATGGTAGATAAATgacattttaaacaaaatgaCAATCAGATTTATGGTTTATAATGTCCCCAAGGCATCAGATAACAGTTACAGGTAGTTGCCCAATCTTGAATGCATAAAAAAGCAAGTCAAAATCTCAacctattttaattttaatcaaGAAAATTTACCTTAGCCGAGCCTTTTGAAGGAGTGCTACTCTCCAATGCTGACTTGCTGACCCGCTTTCTCTTTTGGCCCTTGCTCGACTGGTCAACATTCATGATACTTAAATATGATTGAACCAAGTGGgctaaaaaacttaaaattgaagcaaaaaatatatatttatatataaacttAGTGTCAGTTACAAATATGTTATAAAAAAATGGAGGAAATACAAAGAAAAAATCAGCTACGTGTCAAACCTGTTCTTTATCTGCAAGCACCTCAGTAGTTGTTGCATTAGGTGCCATTAAAAACTCAATCAACTTTGCAATGATATCTTCCTAAAATAGGAGATAGTGTAATTAATTATACACTTTGATAGAAGTAAAGCCTCGAGAAAATAATGAACTTGCTGCTCTTCAAGTAGGAAGAATATCACAAACCTTTCTTGTATTAGCCTTGGAAACTGGTATATCAAGAACATCACAGAACTCCACGAGCTTCTCTTTCACGATCTTGTCAAGTTTTTCTTTTACTTTTATGGTTTGCTTTTCCTGAGACAATGTTCAGATAGAAAGCTTAAAGTTAAAACATTATAAAGAGTCAAAAAGATCACATACAATGGATTAGCAGTTACTCTTCACCTcattatcatgccaaacaaacCCAGAGAATCTTGACATGTTGTTCTTAAATTCAAGAGCCTGAAGTCACACGCACAAGAAGTTTAGCCAACTACAGACAACCAGGAACATGTTAATGTGCAGATAAAGACAAAAAATGATAAGTTCATTTTTCAGTTAATGCTCAGCTTAATAACCTTTACACCGAGGAAAACCAAGAAATTTACCAACGGTTAGTTTAAGCGTATGATATTTGTGTAATCGAGAGTGAAATATAGATGAAAAATACCACACAGTTATTATCCCATGATGACCAAACCAAGGAGTTCAGAATGCACAACTGACGATCATGTGAGAATAATCATGCTCCCTTGAAATAATGTGATATCATGCTTGACCTAAAATTCCTGTGTCTAAGGTATTAAAAGCATTACCTTTCCTCTCCTGCCAAAAAGCATATTATGCAGCAATCTAAAGGTATCATCATTCTTCTTTTTTGACAACTTGTATGCCACTgtaacaaaaataaatttcaagagcAGCAATAGCAAAAAGAATTACTAGTATTTCCACAGCTAAACCATAGAAAGATATGCAATGTTTACACCCAATCGAAAAAGCAAAAAGACGTGAAGATTAACCCATCACAAACATTTACGTACAAATATGACTGCATGTGTTTTTTGGCAAAACAAATATTCCAGCATCTCATTTAACGACATTCTTTTCTTATTCGAAAAATAAAATAGCAACTCACACTCAGCAGTGGACCCAGTCAAAGAGAGACGAGATGGAGCACTTTATTGAAAAATGTATAAGCAATCGTATCTTACACTGCTAGCAAAAACTTATCAAACAACTaaaacaaaagataaatcttacTTTGGTCATAAAGATTGAAGGATTTTGGCATGAAATAATtccaattattttaattgatatacCAAACCTAATGCAAAGTAATataatgagatccatgaattGATTAGAATGACCTGAAGATGTGAAATTTACGACATTCCTTCTGTTTAATTATAGACGTGGTTTTCAAATGACAACTGTAAATCCCAAATACAAAGAAAAAAATTCGAATCCATTGTATGTAGGTGAAAATTTATCACTTCATCACGTGATAAGATAAAATCAGTTTAATGTCACTGTTAAGTGCTAATCATTTCACATAGGAAGTTTAGAAATAGAATGCCGAGGCAATCCAAGCAACTTGAGCCAGAAGGTCGGAATCGATGGAAAAGTGTGTATTAACACTTTCCCTTTCTAGCAAGACACTACACATGGCTTCTTAATTCATAAACAAGAAGACAGCTATCAATTGATGATATGTTTTAAACATTAACATCATCATAAACTATTGTTTTTTAAGTTTGTGGAATCAAGAGAAATATGGTAATTAGTCATGTAGTAACATCACGtacaatatttttcagaaaacgaacTCCTGCCCATGTCCCCGATCCCACACCCCATGAAAAAAGAAAGACAAATAAACAAAACCAAGCTCCCACAATCCTAGGTAATCCcaaaagatgaaaaaataaataaaagggaaattataaatattattattcttCAGGAGGATGCTGAATCCATGATCAGATCCAAATACTCCAGTTAAGATTACAAAGACTAAAAGCAGTAACAAGGCTATTTTGTCTTTTCCATATTCATATAAAGAAAATGTAAAAGGTCAATGTTTCCTGGAAACTGTACCAAGGAAAAGATAACTTAATGtttacataattaattagctaATACATATAGGATCTGCTCAAGGCATTCCCTTACCAAAAAAATAGGGCCGAGCATACTGTTCCAGCTTAGCTAGAGGTAATGATAGTCTCCTAATTATGTTAGCAATATAGTATAATTTATTTCCTTATAACTATAGTCTAGGTATTTAAATGCATATGAACAATTGCATCATTTATTATCTACACGAGCATTCTACATATATGCGACAAGTGCGCAAACAAATAGCATATCCAAAGAGCTCATTAAAAGCAATTAGAACTTTAAAGGACAAATTCAAGAATCTACACAAACAGAAAGTGGTAGAGAGGGGGCTTTTCAGAGAAATCTCCTAATAATTTCCAATTATCAACCTCACATAACAGCATTTCCAAATTTTTATAGTCAATTAGATAGTTGGTTTGTCGTGGAATTTTCATTTTTAGAGCGGCTACCCTAACTAAAAAGGACGGAGTAGACTAGTCGAGTCATTATTACTTTGTTGGAGCATGATACAGAATGATGGGAGTTGAGTGACAAGAGGTTTGGCTACTAGAGAGCTCCCCTAACAGTATCCATAGCTGGTATATTAAATGCGAGGATGACGAATCAAGATATCAAATTTTACTATCTCCCAAATTCACAGCATCTCTATTGAATAAGATATGGAAGTAAAATGGTTTCCGTCAAGTGCGGCCAAAAAAGTAACACACTTAAGGGAAACTTGTTAAATGTTCGAGCGAGAAAGAAACTCCAGAGTCCAAAAGTTATGATAGTAATAATGACAACTACTTCTAAGTATGCCTGACTACGTGACTAGGGATGTAAATAAATCAAATCGAGCCGAATGCAAGGAAAATTGTAACGCTTGAATTCAGCTCAAATTAGGTATCAAAGAGATGAGTTTGATTCGAAAtgtgaaaattttaatatttttttatggatttggTTCAAATAAACGCTTGAGTTTGAGTCGGCTCGAAATATTCGAACATATTCGCGAGCTACTGGAAATATgtttatttactatataattatattatattattataatattaaagcTCGCAAGCGGCTCGCAAACTATCGAACAAAATAAATTGAGCTCGATTTCAGCTTGGAAAAAAGTACAAACCATTAATTTGATAATTTCGAatgcaaatcaaatatttttcgagcCGGATCAATTCGTTTACACTCCAAGGAAAACAATTATAAAAGAATAAAGGGTGGGtgtttaaaaactaaataaatatagAGATTAAAGCTAACTCGTACAAATGAAATAGTTTGATTGTGTAAACTAAATAGTCCAGTACACCACAAGAtcctaaaatttaatattaatttatggTTTCGGCTACGGTTACACATAATTTTGGTTTCAGTTTCTTATTTTTAAGAACTtaagattaatttaaatttcagtTACGGCTACACATGGTGTtctaatttcattttttttatttttacgaagCATAACCGATTTTGGAACCGAAACCAAAACAATTTTGGTTATGGGTTTTCAAATACGGTTCGGTTTTATTCGTCGGGTCTAGACTTGGGAGCTATGGAAGAAAGGAACAAATAGATTTCCGAAGAGACGCAAACATACAAATCTCAAACACAAGAGGATATCAAATTTTAGGTTTACACTTTTGGCACGACCAGAAAAAGATccaagaaaattttgatttagtttaCAATTAATTGGCTGGCAACCTATATTAGCCTAACTCAATAACTGTGTAATTTATTCGTATTGAGATTATGTATTCAAGTTGGGATGTCGATATTTACTGTATAGTTTTGAAAgattgatcaaagggatatcCTTCAAttatacatttatttttattaatgattTCATTTCTTacagaataaattaaaaaatagccTTCATTTTAGAAACATGTTGTAgacattaatttaatttttaacagcATAATTGTTAATTATTTGAAGGAGTCTTATGTAGTGCTCGTCCAAAATCTTACTGGGGATGAGAGAGCATATGACCAAGTATCAATAAGTTGGGTCACTATGCCACAATCACTCGAGTCACCACAACGAAGTGAAAGTCACAGCCTAATCGATGTAATCGACAATCCACCTTTCAAATAGTATTGTTTtgttatttgataaaaaaatataatcacaTGTTGGTCAATTCGATCAACTTGGAGCAATTGATCCAACTTCATAGTAACAATATCCACACTTTAGCTTCTCATATACTCCATTTCTCGTTACACTATTTCCCCCAATTCATCTCATCATACGATGCAAGCAGCATGAAGTTCTAATGAGTAAAGGAATTAGACTTGTTAATAAGACGTGAAAGATCCTACTTTCATCATGCACTAGCTAGTGAGATCAATATCTCAAGGTTGTCAGTCAAAAGAAGTTTACAGTCAAATAAGAGTTTGGAGCACAATTTATTATACGATTAGCGTTGTCAtctcttttaaattttaaagtaatTATCATCATATAGATCTTTGTTTCATATAAGACTTTTTTAAGGCCGGTATTATTATATTCTTTGATTTGAGAGTGAGCAAAAGAAAATTTAGTATTCTTTTGGTAAACTAATAATCTCATTATAGTTAGATTTAATTATACGTTCCCATTGTCATGATcttaatttgatttatttccTTATGAATTGTTTGAAAATCAGTTATATACATTTCCTGATTCCCATGTAAAAAGTAAAGTAAAAGTAAagtaaaagtaaaaataaaatagacacacacacacactagaaAGCAAGAATTTACTGAGCAGCGGAAGAATTTGTTGCAAGTAGAAATGCTAATCCAACTGATTCTTTTCTCTAAAACCCAAAGAACTCCATAACTTCCACAAAGCGAAAACATAACAGACTCAAAGTACTTGCAAGCAACAAAAACAAGGTCATGAGAAACTCCTAAGAGTCTCAGAATGTCTTTATATTCGGACGCTTAAATGAGTGAGCCCACATAATCACAGGTAAAATtgcagaaaaataaactattctAAAAATTGTAGGTGCATCATTCAGTTCTCTTCGCTGCATAGTTGCACACAACCAATATACATTTTAAGGCCCATAAAAAATTGATTCGCTGATAAATGCGCTCATACATTGATGCTCAAGAAACTTTGGTCAGCTTATGTACCGATCAACCAAAGAAGAAAGTACAGAAACTGGACGATAATGCAGTTGACACATATGTATCAAGCTTTGCATAGGTGTATTTAAAAGAGGCAACAGATTAGATAAAAGTATACCGTTTGGGATATCTTTTAGTGCAGTTCCACGACCCTGCCACGTATAACAGTACACCAAGGAGTAAGTTTCAATTCAATGATAAGACATTGGCGTGTCATAAGTTGAAAGATTAGATTTATCGCAGGGTCGTGGAAAAAGAAAGTGCAAACCAAAAGGTAATACCTTTTCAACATGGAATTCCTTGGTTGCATCCTTCTCAATGGTGGCCACCAACCTTTCCACAGATTTCCGTTCACGTACTGGCCGGTCAGTTGTATAAGTCACTGGAGTTTTTGGATCCTCCTTTTTCTCTGTTGATGTTTCATGTTCTTCGACCTTTTTTTCATTTGATGTTTTAGGCTTCTGCTTCGTGTCTACAGGTTCCTTTTTCTTAATCTTGTCCTTTTTTCCAACATCATTCTTTGTTCTGGGACGCTTCTTCATCAGAGCTTTCTCTGGTTTAGGCTCTTCCGACCTTTCCTCATCTTCCACTTCATCAACTTCCTCCTCGACCTTATCTCCAGTCTCCTGGGTTTTTCCCATGACATCATCGTCCATTACCTCATCCTTCGCTTCCACCTTCCCTTCTTCAACAACTGCTTGCTTATcttcttctttattttctttctcTCCTTCACTATCTTCCCCTTCTTTCACTGCCTCTCCATCTTTTACTGTTTCTTCAATTTCCTCGGTTTTATTGATCTCTTCACCCACATCCATATTATGAGCCTCGACCTTCTCACTGTCCTTTTTATCCTCTTTCATTTCAGTCACTTCGTCGTGATGCTCCTGTTTGTTATCCATCAGCCCCGACTTTTCCTCCAACTCAGCATTCCCATTTGCCAATGACTCAGGCTTATCAGGCACCATATCTCCCTCGCCCATAACAATTTCCAGTACAAGTATTTGACCTTACCAAAACACGCTTTTGAGGTCCAACAATAAACTGCACACAAATTCAAAAACAGTATTCTAACTAATCACAGTAGCAGCTAAATTAGTAAAGTAAACAAggaaagaaaaaaatcttgaaaaggaaaaagaatGATATCTATCCAATTTGAATGAAACAAGTAAAAGCAACCCAGTAAACTCACAGTTAATGCAAATCCAGATTGTAATCAGCTTAAACCTATGAACAGGAAAATAGAGTATGCAGAATTGCATTGGCGATGCACAAGGCAAACACGTTACAACCAACTACACGCAAAATCCACGCTCACGCATGGAGAGCTTACAATACCAAACAATCACCCCAAAATCACAGCCGACAATTGTCATCTCATCAAGAAAGTTAAAACAGAACTTCGGATTCAATAAAAAAGACAGCAGACAGCCAAAAGAATAGAACTATTCCATAAAATAACAGAAAACCCTAACCCAAAGAGATACAAATTCGAAATCAAATCAACACAAAAAGACCAAAACCATACCGAAGTAGAAATGcagaaattgaaaaaataaattgacaTATAAAATGAAGCTAAAATGATCAAAACCGCGCGGATTCGGAAGCTTACTCTGAAAATATTCGAAGCTCAGTGTCCTCCGACTGTGgtgattttgtaattattattaTCCTCGTCGCTCCAGAGTTCTCAGGATCCGCTATTTATAGCTCGGACTTGAAAAACGGATTTTAAATCCAGTTTAATGCCATGTCGGATCGTAGGACAATGCTAAAACGGGATCTAAACCAACGGCTAACATCTACCTACACTAATGGACGGTCCGGATTGAAATCATCTGCCCGTGGACTTTGAACTTAGTTCCCCTATGGCTCATCGAAATTCGAAATTTGTGATTCAAGATTTGGTCGGAACTTGGTTTATCATTTGAAGTCCGCCTAGATACCTAAGGCaaaaaataaacacaataaTGATCATGTACTATTAAAAGATGTTATTTTCGATTTAGAAAAGTTGTTCGACTTAAAATGGaagttttgttttaatttttttctatttaagaTATGGAGTGACTTGAAAAGATTTTTAGCAGAATAAGAAGGGTAATTatggaattaaatattttggtgtcctCAAAGGTAGTTATTCTAAGGCCCTCACACTTAATATAATAGTATAGATATACTATGTGACATGTTGAGTACGATGTATGAGTTCTACAATTTAACATATAGACATACATACAATATATGAGTTTAGTTAAACAATGAACAAAACTCTGTGAGGCGTTCATGTCTCCTTAATGGTCATACAATTAGTCCCCCGTTCAATGGACACCCACTTTAGGGGTAGTCCATTTGATTTTTGTCGCTTCTCCTTAAACTATGATTcgaattttcttgtttttttgtACTTGGAAAAAAGATATCTACCTATGCACCTGAAACATAATTCCTTGGAACATGTTAAAATCGGTGGAAGGGTTTAGATAGAGGTAAATAAACAcctcacaatttttttttctttgatcaaatattATCTCAACTGGTGTTAGCAATCGAGATCAAATTACGATTTTTTAGATTGAGTAGACAACTAAAGAATCAGTGCGAAAAAAGTCATGTAGAACTTAGTAAATCAAATGAAATCAATAGATCACGATCAGTAGATAAAGAAAAAATTGTAGCTGAAAGTAAATAACACATAGATAATTTGTGGAAGCTCGCTGTTTCCAAATGAATTCCACTAAAAAACTTCGATAGTTACAATAATTTGCGAGTACACACTTTAGTATGAATTACAAATGTTTGACTAAAGTTTTAGTATCAACTTTTCACAAACtttgaaataattttgcatATGAAGACTATTTATATCAGTTAAAAAACTCACATGAAACACAATGTAGAAATGATATATTTGTGAGCAATAGTTCAGCACATATGATCCTTGAAATAGATCTGATATAACTTCATGCGTGTGCTTGTAAATTTTCAACAAAGCTTGTAAATCTCAGATAGAATAAGTAACGGATCATAAAGAAGATATCTAGACAGTTTGTTCAATCTTGAGATGGTTTTTTATAGAGAATTTACAACATTCAGATTTGAACGGTTATAATTCAGTCGTACCAAAGCCATAACAGAAATAGTGCTAAATGACACGTGTGAGATATCTTATTTCAAAAATAGTATGGAGCAAAAAAATGTCTGGATCACTGACATCAAACGATCGtgatatttttgtattttatacTCTGAACATTCTCTTATACTCAGATTTACTGATGATGTGTTTTTACTATTTAAACAAACAAATCAAATATGCTCGACCGACAAAAAGATTAAGTAAGCAGTAGAGATATTAGATAAATCAGTAACGAATGCATTTTCTTTAAATATGTAGACCCTTaataatttagaaaatattttctgaaatATACACGATGATCTTCTAAAATCTGGTCTGCTGAATTTTAATACTTTTGTATTTTTTAGACTTGAACATATCACCAAAACTAATAAATATTTAGCACAAAGAACGTATGGAGGAGCTTACTATAACACTTCCACGGACCCAATTTTCTCAAGTTCAAAATATCAAGAAACAAAATCATGTATCTAATTGGACGA
The sequence above is a segment of the Primulina tabacum isolate GXHZ01 chromosome 6, ASM2559414v2, whole genome shotgun sequence genome. Coding sequences within it:
- the LOC142549017 gene encoding DEK domain-containing chromatin-associated protein 4-like — translated: MGEGDMVPDKPESLANGNAELEEKSGLMDNKQEHHDEVTEMKEDKKDSEKVEAHNMDVGEEINKTEEIEETVKDGEAVKEGEDSEGEKENKEEDKQAVVEEGKVEAKDEVMDDDVMGKTQETGDKVEEEVDEVEDEERSEEPKPEKALMKKRPRTKNDVGKKDKIKKKEPVDTKQKPKTSNEKKVEEHETSTEKKEDPKTPVTYTTDRPVRERKSVERLVATIEKDATKEFHVEKGRGTALKDIPNVAYKLSKKKNDDTFRLLHNMLFGRRGKALEFKNNMSRFSGFVWHDNEEKQTIKVKEKLDKIVKEKLVEFCDVLDIPVSKANTRKEDIIAKLIEFLMAPNATTTEVLADKEQSSKGQKRKRVSKSALESSTPSKGSAKSSKKTESTSKKGKETKGTPDSEDESEDKNDEAHEDEDTNGVLEKSEDEDEMSERAESEEKNNESEESDEEKVKQKQGSAKSSVKKGSTGKAKTKKVTISKKADPPPEKAPVKSPHSRTKSNKSTSAKSSSGKKKDEIVKEKTSSSKKSPSSASTGKKVLKGKDKLKEAKVTPSDDELRNAICELLKEVDFNTATFTDVLKLLAKKFSEDLTPRKSSIKLMIQEELTKLADSEDDEGDAEKDGKESIRSVKA